Proteins encoded by one window of Monoglobus pectinilyticus:
- a CDS encoding helix-turn-helix domain-containing protein: protein MEMITGSEFAKKIKELALKNNKSIKKVLKDCGINRNYIYDLENKIKYPAWEKITVIAEYFKVSADDILGIDNKIPSDESIEDNSELNNKLTKNEKELLELVNLISDEKLKTKFIEQIKPIIEEYALNKQKDELDKGINEILKIDTEYGEIAAKGQSVKNLKSNKIDENIDNID from the coding sequence ATGGAAATGATAACTGGATCCGAATTTGCAAAAAAAATTAAAGAACTAGCATTAAAAAACAATAAATCAATCAAAAAAGTTTTAAAAGACTGTGGAATTAATAGAAACTATATTTATGATTTAGAAAATAAAATAAAATATCCCGCATGGGAAAAAATAACAGTAATAGCAGAATATTTTAAAGTTTCTGCCGACGATATACTGGGTATTGACAATAAAATTCCCAGCGATGAATCTATAGAAGACAATTCAGAATTAAATAATAAATTAACAAAAAATGAAAAAGAACTTTTGGAACTAGTAAATTTAATCTCTGATGAAAAACTTAAAACTAAATTTATCGAACAAATTAAACCTATAATTGAAGAATACGCATTAAATAAACAAAAAGATGAACTAGACAAAGGCATAAATGAAATATTAAAAATTGATACTGAATACGGAGAAATTGCTGCTAAAGGACAGTCGGTCAAAAATTTAAAATCTAATAAGATTGATGAAAACATTGACAATATAGATTAA
- a CDS encoding transglycosylase domain-containing protein — translation MGKYVGKFILIFLITIIIGGAVAGGAVLTAVMGMWGNTDGIDLDSLTMDSNSNIVYLDPNTGEEKNLLTLSSDENRIWVDLDATPKNLQNAFIAIEDERFPIHNGVDIKRTLKATLTYFLDKLTGKGGQASLGGSTITQQLIKNITGDDEQTISRKISEISKAIDLEKKLSKDQILELYLNCIFLSQNCHGVQTAANLYFDKDVSQLNLAECASIASITQNPALYDPFINPDKNKEKQELVLAKMLSLGYITQEEYDEAVNYPLTFSKDTAATKKEEIITSYYVDQVVRDAISRLQEKGYSESLATKMVYSGGLKIYCAYDPEIQSIVEEYYYNTNNFPDSSAQSSIVIIDPSDGRVVAMAGGIGEKEASFTLNRAAQSPRQPGSTIKPLAVYAPALDNGTINTSTRVMDKRKSYDGWVPRNYSYTYSNSEVGLDYALQQSLNTVPVEIMSDMGIQTSFDFMTQKLGFTTLVEAEEINGEIYTDLGYAQLALGGLTHGATNIEMTAAYCIFPNQGVYNKPYTFTEIKNESGETILTGRDSDTTWEAIKPETAAIMNRYLNSVVTSGTGRGAALSDGTFTAGKTGTTSENFDRWFIGYSPYYVASVWYGYDTPASIEMSSNPCIPVWKNVMDKVHSTIKKKNRSIDIDYSVSVSSGVSKSKNTENNSGRRNSGSNNSRESDGE, via the coding sequence ATGGGAAAATACGTTGGAAAATTTATTTTAATATTTTTAATTACAATTATTATTGGAGGAGCTGTTGCCGGAGGAGCTGTACTCACTGCTGTAATGGGCATGTGGGGAAATACTGACGGCATTGATTTGGATTCACTGACGATGGACAGCAATTCAAACATAGTATATCTTGATCCCAATACAGGAGAAGAAAAGAATCTCTTAACATTATCTTCTGATGAAAACAGGATTTGGGTAGATCTGGACGCAACTCCTAAAAATCTTCAAAATGCCTTTATTGCTATTGAGGACGAACGTTTTCCTATTCACAATGGAGTAGATATAAAACGAACACTTAAAGCTACTTTAACATATTTTTTAGATAAACTAACCGGTAAAGGCGGCCAAGCTTCTCTTGGCGGCAGTACTATTACGCAGCAGCTTATAAAAAATATAACCGGTGATGACGAACAAACAATTTCCAGAAAAATTTCAGAAATTTCAAAAGCTATTGACTTAGAAAAAAAATTATCTAAAGATCAGATTTTAGAACTTTATTTAAATTGTATATTTTTATCCCAAAACTGTCATGGAGTTCAAACAGCTGCAAATTTGTATTTTGATAAGGATGTAAGTCAATTAAACCTGGCTGAATGCGCTTCTATTGCATCTATTACTCAAAATCCGGCATTATATGACCCATTCATAAATCCGGATAAAAATAAAGAAAAACAAGAATTGGTTTTAGCAAAAATGCTTTCTCTTGGTTATATAACTCAGGAAGAATATGATGAAGCTGTTAACTATCCTCTTACATTCAGCAAAGATACGGCTGCAACTAAAAAAGAAGAAATAATAACATCATATTATGTTGACCAAGTAGTACGTGATGCAATATCAAGATTGCAGGAAAAAGGCTATTCTGAAAGTCTTGCAACAAAAATGGTATATTCCGGCGGTCTTAAAATTTACTGTGCTTATGACCCGGAAATTCAATCAATAGTTGAAGAATACTATTATAATACAAATAATTTCCCAGATTCTTCAGCCCAGTCTTCAATTGTTATTATTGACCCATCAGACGGCAGAGTTGTTGCAATGGCAGGCGGAATTGGTGAAAAAGAAGCTAGTTTTACTCTGAACCGTGCAGCACAAAGTCCCAGGCAGCCGGGATCAACAATAAAGCCATTAGCTGTATACGCACCCGCACTGGATAATGGAACAATAAACACAAGTACAAGAGTGATGGATAAAAGAAAATCCTATGATGGCTGGGTACCAAGAAACTATAGTTACACTTACAGTAATTCAGAAGTTGGACTTGACTATGCTCTTCAGCAGTCTTTGAATACAGTGCCTGTAGAAATAATGTCGGACATGGGCATTCAGACTTCGTTCGATTTTATGACGCAGAAACTTGGATTTACTACCCTTGTTGAAGCAGAAGAAATAAACGGTGAAATTTACACAGATCTTGGATATGCACAATTGGCGCTCGGCGGTTTAACTCACGGCGCTACAAATATTGAAATGACTGCTGCATACTGCATTTTCCCAAATCAAGGTGTATATAATAAACCTTACACATTTACTGAAATTAAAAATGAAAGCGGTGAAACAATCTTGACCGGCAGAGACAGTGATACTACCTGGGAAGCAATAAAGCCGGAGACCGCCGCAATAATGAACAGATATCTTAACAGTGTTGTAACCAGCGGCACCGGTCGCGGAGCGGCATTGTCAGACGGAACCTTTACTGCCGGAAAAACAGGTACAACATCAGAAAACTTTGACAGATGGTTTATCGGCTATTCTCCATATTATGTAGCTTCAGTATGGTATGGATATGATACGCCGGCTTCAATAGAAATGTCATCAAACCCTTGTATTCCTGTATGGAAAAATGTTATGGACAAAGTACATTCGACAATAAAAAAGAAAAATAGAAGTATAGATATAGACTATAGCGTCAGTGTGTCATCAGGAGTTTCAAAGTCTAAGAACACCGAAAATAATTCAGGAAGAAGAAATAGTGGTTCAAACAATTCAAGAGAATCTGACGGCGAATAA
- a CDS encoding ABC transporter substrate binding protein, translating into MFIFRTKHIQKLKYFMFFTIIFIIFSISYTNGFSEENNNVSSDKNIQVLFISSYSPSNTSVLKQLEGIRETLDGSVTLESEFLNSNIINDNKNDALFYDILNYHISSYENNFDIVIVGDDEALDLVLKYQNVLFPNTPIIFEGIENKFIAEKAAMDPLITGSIEKLNIENNIHTALNLYPDAKNIIAISDNTLTGIGDRDQFYAEQEQFSNIIFKDINSSELNEEEFVSALSKLNNDSILFYLNMNETIDKKQYSDYEVCKLITENTTIPTFCLTDLNIGNGYLGGAVLSSKQSGIIAANTVNSIINGQNISEIPLSENSSSKYKFDFKVMKKYHISSSSLPSNSIYVNYEKSFREKYGKLLAIGSILIMILLLLIQFVIKWFESRMKNRKLEISTSTLKEALKISERNGIAKSEYLNCVSNEIKQPMSTLISLINRTKKELNDSEKTKQNINAIDDTAHTLFNSVNELLNISNLDIQTLEINHEPFKLSRVLNDLRQTFSYLCNERNITFSENRYDITENNYYGDSYKLGLLLSNLLTNALKYTENGNTIDLKSTQKPSGDKNYAILEFVVSDTGIGMSKDKLDKVFSNNYNNDSAQNGSGLGLSMTKKYISMMNGNISAISTEGEGTSITVTIPLEICEKDGKQVRVYKSPEEYNFSGKTILIAEDNELNLAILDDVLKTVNFKTMIAKNGREAVYTFNKAQYKDIDVILMDVDMPIMDGYEAANTIRKSKHANSSTIPIIAMSQDVYEDDVEKILNNGFNSHVIKPVDADELYYTLEKYLETSEQT; encoded by the coding sequence ATGTTTATTTTCAGAACAAAACATATACAAAAGTTAAAATACTTTATGTTTTTTACCATAATTTTTATTATTTTCTCTATTAGTTATACTAATGGTTTTAGCGAGGAAAATAACAATGTTAGTTCAGATAAAAACATACAAGTTTTATTTATAAGTTCATACTCGCCCTCAAACACATCGGTTCTTAAACAACTCGAAGGTATACGCGAAACACTTGACGGCTCAGTTACACTTGAAAGTGAATTTTTGAATTCAAATATAATAAATGATAATAAAAACGACGCATTATTTTATGATATTCTTAACTATCATATTTCTTCATATGAAAACAATTTCGATATAGTTATCGTTGGAGACGATGAAGCGCTTGACTTAGTTTTAAAATACCAAAATGTTCTATTTCCTAATACACCCATAATCTTTGAAGGAATTGAAAACAAATTTATTGCTGAAAAAGCAGCAATGGATCCGTTAATTACTGGTTCTATAGAAAAATTAAATATTGAAAACAATATTCATACAGCACTGAATCTTTATCCTGACGCAAAAAATATTATTGCTATTTCTGATAATACATTAACAGGTATCGGTGACAGAGATCAGTTTTATGCTGAGCAGGAACAATTTTCTAATATCATTTTCAAAGATATTAATTCTTCTGAATTAAATGAAGAAGAATTTGTATCCGCTCTTTCTAAACTTAATAATGACAGTATACTGTTCTATTTAAATATGAATGAAACTATTGATAAAAAGCAATACTCCGATTATGAAGTCTGCAAGCTAATAACAGAAAATACAACAATTCCAACCTTTTGTTTAACTGATTTAAATATTGGTAACGGTTATTTGGGTGGAGCAGTGTTGTCTTCAAAGCAGTCAGGTATAATTGCAGCAAATACTGTAAATTCAATAATTAATGGACAAAATATATCCGAAATACCTTTATCGGAAAATTCAAGTTCAAAATATAAATTTGATTTTAAAGTAATGAAAAAATATCATATAAGCAGTTCGTCTTTGCCTTCAAATTCTATATATGTTAATTATGAGAAATCATTTAGAGAGAAATATGGTAAGCTTCTTGCTATTGGCTCTATCCTAATAATGATACTTCTTCTTTTGATACAATTTGTAATTAAATGGTTTGAATCGAGAATGAAAAACAGAAAATTGGAAATATCTACTTCTACACTGAAAGAAGCGTTAAAAATTTCTGAAAGAAACGGAATTGCAAAATCTGAATATTTGAATTGTGTGTCAAATGAAATAAAACAACCTATGAGTACTCTTATTTCTTTAATTAACAGAACAAAAAAAGAACTTAATGATTCTGAAAAAACTAAACAAAATATTAATGCAATTGATGATACAGCACACACTCTCTTTAACTCTGTAAATGAATTACTTAATATTTCTAATCTAGATATACAGACTTTAGAAATAAATCATGAGCCATTTAAACTAAGCCGCGTTCTAAATGATCTAAGACAGACTTTTTCTTATCTTTGTAATGAGAGAAATATTACTTTTTCTGAAAACAGGTATGATATTACTGAAAATAATTATTATGGTGATTCATATAAGCTAGGCCTACTACTATCAAATTTGCTTACTAATGCGCTTAAATACACAGAAAATGGAAATACTATTGACTTAAAATCAACACAAAAACCATCCGGCGACAAAAATTATGCTATCCTTGAATTTGTTGTCAGTGATACCGGTATTGGTATGAGCAAGGATAAACTGGATAAAGTATTTAGCAATAATTACAACAATGATTCTGCACAAAATGGCAGCGGTCTTGGTTTATCAATGACAAAAAAATATATTTCTATGATGAACGGAAATATTTCTGCTATAAGCACTGAAGGTGAAGGAACGTCAATTACTGTTACGATTCCTCTTGAAATTTGTGAAAAGGACGGCAAACAAGTTCGTGTATACAAATCACCTGAAGAATATAATTTTTCCGGTAAAACAATACTTATAGCAGAAGATAACGAACTTAATCTTGCTATACTAGACGATGTTCTTAAAACTGTTAATTTTAAAACTATGATAGCTAAAAATGGGCGTGAAGCAGTATATACTTTTAATAAAGCTCAGTATAAGGATATTGATGTAATACTTATGGATGTAGATATGCCTATAATGGACGGATATGAAGCAGCAAATACTATCAGAAAAAGCAAGCACGCTAACTCCTCTACTATCCCCATAATAGCTATGTCGCAAGACGTATATGAGGATGATGTGGAAAAAATCTTAAATAATGGTTTTAATTCACATGTGATTAAACCTGTTGATGCAGATGAATTATATTATACTTTAGAGAAGTATTTAGAAACGTCTGAACAAACATAA
- the murD gene encoding UDP-N-acetylmuramoyl-L-alanine--D-glutamate ligase: MEVNEYSVPIENFKKKVNGKPVAVVGIGVSNVPLIKFLVGMGSKVTAYDRRTKEQLGDTYSELSALGVSFILGDSYLDKIDDDIKVIFKTPGIRFDVPALSKAVQNGAELTSEMELFFELCPADIIAVTGSDGKTTTTSLIYEMLKRGGYNCYLGGNIGSPLIGEVEKIKHNDKVVVELSSFQLQTMKMSPKIAVVTNITPNHLDWHTDFDEYISAKKTIFLNQGSDGKVVLNYDNDITREFNNETANGIYFSRKNRLNNGYCLNDDMIISFYNDGHIEREILSVEDIYIPGMHNVENYMAAIAAVDGLVSDDIIRKTAKEFVGVPHRIEFVRELNGVKYYNDSIASSPARTTAGLNSFDKKVVLIAGGYDKKIPFEEFGSVVNNKVKSLVLCGFTADKIEDAVKSAQNYNENNIPIYKCSLFEDAVKKAKEIAEAGDVVILSPACASFDLFKNFEERGNTFKNIVNSF; encoded by the coding sequence ATGGAGGTTAATGAGTATTCAGTTCCTATTGAGAATTTTAAAAAAAAGGTCAATGGGAAGCCTGTTGCTGTTGTGGGAATTGGAGTCAGCAATGTTCCACTTATAAAATTTTTGGTTGGTATGGGCTCAAAAGTGACAGCATATGATAGAAGAACTAAAGAACAGCTTGGTGATACTTACAGTGAGTTATCTGCTTTGGGAGTTTCTTTTATTTTAGGAGATTCATATCTTGATAAAATTGATGATGATATAAAAGTTATATTTAAAACTCCAGGTATAAGGTTTGACGTGCCTGCTCTTAGCAAAGCGGTTCAAAATGGCGCAGAACTTACTTCTGAAATGGAACTGTTTTTTGAACTCTGTCCGGCTGATATTATAGCCGTTACTGGAAGTGACGGTAAAACCACTACCACAAGTCTTATTTATGAAATGCTTAAACGAGGCGGTTATAATTGTTATTTGGGAGGAAATATTGGATCACCGCTTATTGGTGAGGTTGAAAAAATAAAACATAATGATAAAGTTGTTGTTGAATTATCCAGTTTTCAACTGCAAACAATGAAAATGAGTCCCAAAATTGCTGTTGTCACAAATATTACTCCAAATCATTTAGATTGGCATACTGATTTTGATGAATATATTAGTGCTAAAAAAACAATATTTTTAAATCAGGGCAGTGATGGAAAAGTAGTACTCAATTATGATAATGATATCACAAGAGAATTTAATAATGAAACTGCAAATGGAATTTACTTCAGCCGCAAAAATAGATTAAATAATGGCTATTGTTTGAATGATGATATGATAATATCTTTTTATAATGACGGCCATATAGAACGCGAAATTTTAAGTGTAGAAGATATATATATTCCTGGAATGCATAATGTAGAAAATTATATGGCTGCTATCGCTGCGGTTGATGGGTTAGTTTCAGATGATATTATCAGAAAAACTGCAAAAGAATTTGTTGGAGTCCCGCATAGAATAGAATTTGTTAGAGAACTTAACGGAGTTAAATATTATAATGATTCTATTGCCAGCTCGCCTGCTAGAACTACTGCGGGGTTAAATTCTTTTGATAAAAAAGTTGTTTTAATCGCAGGAGGCTATGATAAAAAGATACCTTTTGAAGAGTTTGGTTCTGTTGTGAATAATAAGGTTAAAAGTTTGGTTTTATGTGGTTTTACAGCAGATAAAATTGAAGACGCAGTAAAATCAGCTCAAAATTATAATGAAAATAATATTCCAATTTATAAGTGTTCTCTTTTTGAAGACGCTGTTAAGAAGGCTAAGGAAATTGCAGAAGCTGGGGACGTTGTTATTCTTTCTCCTGCTTGCGCAAGTTTTGATTTATTTAAAAATTTTGAGGAGCGCGGAAATACTTTTAAAAATATTGTAAATAGTTTTTAA
- the ispH gene encoding 4-hydroxy-3-methylbut-2-enyl diphosphate reductase, with the protein MKIEIAKNAGFCFGVDRAVKIAYDCISEKDKLSQNNLADDSLIYTYGMLIHNTDVTNDLAKKGISAIEKPCDAPFGSRVIIRAHGVPKSDIEYFKKNNIKLIDATCPFVKKIHKIVLDEYINKGRTIVIVGNPEHPEVIGINGWCNNSAIIISDENDINDMLLKLKDIPISVVAQTTIRRQLFKKVEEILKKHFTNADFFDTICSATSERQKSAAELAARVDMMFVVGGKNSSNTLKLYEVCKELCENTVHVENSKIIKKQYNNLLNKKMKVGITAGASTPESVIKEVYLTMAENEMNFAEALEETLKPLKSGEVVKGVVIGITPTEVQVDIGSKYDGVIPFDELTNDPNDNINDLVKIGEEVDVYIVHVSDRDGVVTLSKKKIDAVKGMEELKAAFENNEVLSGRVVELVRGGVVTIAKGVRVFIPASECALNYLSDLGVLLNTEQKFRIIKMDTDRRGRQRVVGSIKTVAKEAADKASAEFWATAEEGKQYKGIVKSLTSFGAFIDLGGVDGLIHISELSPIRISHPSEVVKVGDEIEVYIKELDKDKNRISLVRELKEQKAAEFWKDAEIGKKYTGIVKSITPFGAFVDIGGVDGLVHISELSWNRIKHPSEIVSVGQELEVYIKDLDKDKGKVSLGYKKEEDSPWVKAVKDLHVGDKIQAKIVRILPFGAFAEVAEYVDGLIHISQISNERINKPSDVLAIGDVVDCEIVEINDDTKQIGLSMKALMTDSASDVTADSDSNEEVLPNSYIEETSFTLGDILDSAEVSEDSEKKASEDVNEEPEA; encoded by the coding sequence ATGAAAATAGAAATAGCTAAAAATGCCGGTTTTTGTTTTGGCGTTGATAGAGCTGTCAAAATAGCTTATGATTGTATAAGTGAAAAAGATAAGCTAAGTCAAAACAATTTAGCGGATGATTCTTTAATATATACCTATGGAATGCTGATCCATAATACAGATGTTACAAACGACCTTGCAAAAAAGGGTATATCAGCGATAGAAAAACCTTGTGACGCTCCATTTGGTTCAAGAGTGATTATAAGAGCTCATGGCGTACCAAAATCAGATATAGAATATTTTAAAAAAAATAATATAAAATTGATTGACGCTACTTGTCCTTTTGTAAAAAAAATCCATAAGATTGTTTTGGATGAATACATAAATAAAGGCAGAACAATAGTTATTGTAGGTAATCCTGAACATCCTGAAGTTATTGGCATAAATGGGTGGTGTAATAATTCAGCTATAATTATATCAGATGAGAATGATATAAACGATATGCTGTTAAAATTGAAGGATATTCCAATATCCGTTGTTGCGCAAACTACCATAAGAAGGCAATTATTTAAAAAAGTTGAAGAAATTTTAAAAAAACATTTTACAAATGCCGATTTTTTTGATACAATATGTAGTGCAACCTCTGAAAGACAAAAATCGGCAGCTGAGTTGGCAGCTAGAGTAGATATGATGTTTGTTGTAGGAGGTAAAAACAGTTCTAATACTTTAAAACTTTATGAAGTTTGTAAGGAATTATGTGAAAACACTGTTCATGTTGAAAATAGTAAAATAATAAAAAAACAATATAATAATTTATTAAACAAAAAAATGAAAGTAGGTATTACCGCCGGAGCATCTACTCCCGAGTCGGTAATCAAGGAGGTCTATTTAACCATGGCGGAAAATGAAATGAATTTTGCAGAGGCACTAGAGGAAACATTAAAGCCTCTGAAATCAGGTGAGGTAGTAAAGGGCGTTGTAATCGGTATCACACCAACTGAGGTTCAAGTTGATATTGGAAGCAAGTATGACGGAGTGATTCCTTTTGATGAACTAACTAATGACCCTAATGATAATATTAATGATTTGGTAAAGATTGGTGAAGAGGTTGACGTTTATATTGTCCATGTCAGCGACAGAGATGGTGTCGTTACTCTTTCTAAAAAGAAAATTGACGCTGTTAAAGGTATGGAAGAACTTAAAGCTGCTTTTGAAAACAACGAAGTGCTTTCAGGACGTGTTGTTGAGTTGGTTAGAGGCGGTGTTGTTACAATTGCAAAAGGAGTTCGTGTATTTATACCAGCTTCTGAATGTGCATTGAACTATCTTTCAGACTTAGGCGTTTTATTAAATACAGAGCAGAAGTTTAGAATTATTAAGATGGATACTGACAGAAGAGGAAGACAGAGAGTTGTCGGCTCTATTAAGACAGTTGCAAAAGAAGCTGCCGATAAAGCGTCTGCTGAATTTTGGGCAACTGCAGAAGAAGGCAAACAATATAAGGGTATAGTTAAGTCTTTAACATCGTTTGGAGCTTTTATTGATTTGGGTGGTGTTGACGGATTAATTCATATTTCTGAACTTTCTCCGATTCGTATTTCTCATCCTTCTGAGGTTGTTAAAGTTGGAGATGAAATTGAAGTATATATTAAAGAACTTGATAAAGATAAAAACAGAATTTCTCTTGTTAGAGAGCTCAAAGAGCAAAAAGCTGCTGAATTTTGGAAAGATGCTGAGATTGGCAAAAAATATACCGGTATTGTAAAGTCTATTACACCTTTCGGTGCTTTTGTAGATATTGGCGGCGTTGATGGTTTGGTTCATATTTCAGAGTTATCTTGGAATAGAATTAAACACCCGTCTGAAATAGTTAGTGTTGGACAGGAGCTTGAAGTTTATATTAAGGATCTTGACAAAGATAAGGGTAAAGTTTCTTTAGGATACAAGAAGGAAGAAGACAGCCCTTGGGTTAAAGCTGTTAAGGATCTGCATGTAGGAGATAAGATTCAGGCTAAGATTGTTAGAATTCTTCCATTTGGTGCTTTTGCTGAAGTGGCTGAATATGTAGATGGTCTGATTCATATTTCTCAGATTTCAAATGAAAGAATCAACAAACCTTCAGATGTGTTGGCTATTGGTGATGTTGTGGATTGTGAAATCGTTGAAATTAATGACGATACAAAGCAGATTGGTCTTTCAATGAAAGCTCTTATGACCGATTCAGCATCTGATGTAACTGCTGACAGTGATTCAAATGAAGAAGTTTTACCTAATTCTTATATTGAGGAAACAAGCTTTACATTAGGAGACATTCTTGATTCTGCAGAAGTTAGCGAAGATTCTGAGAAGAAGGCATCTGAAGATGTTAATGAAGAGCCTGAAGCATAA
- the spo0A gene encoding sporulation transcription factor Spo0A — protein sequence MEINQKIKVAVADFDKDFADGLCLYLRQSAKIDVVGCVHDGLEVASLIKNNDVDVLVMDLVLPTIDGIGVLERINRMQLNKRPHVLIVSSVLNETVTSYSNSYGVEYCMLKPVNYDALIDRITMMAAPITTGEDVMQNWKVNTKKFDYAQVEAMVTNVIHEIGIPAHIKGYQYIRRAIMMAIYDLDIMNSVTKELYPTIAENFSTTSSRVERAIRHAIELAWDRGDMDTLNNVFGYTVSQIKGKPTNSEFIAMIADKLRLQLKNAS from the coding sequence ATGGAAATTAATCAAAAAATTAAAGTAGCAGTAGCAGATTTCGACAAAGATTTTGCAGATGGATTGTGCTTATATTTGAGACAGTCTGCAAAGATAGATGTTGTAGGATGTGTACATGATGGATTAGAAGTAGCAAGTTTAATAAAGAATAATGACGTAGATGTTTTGGTAATGGATTTGGTGCTGCCGACTATAGACGGAATAGGAGTTCTTGAGAGAATCAACAGAATGCAGCTGAATAAACGTCCTCATGTTCTGATAGTAAGCTCAGTCTTGAACGAGACTGTAACGTCATATTCCAATTCATACGGCGTTGAATATTGTATGTTGAAGCCTGTCAACTATGATGCGCTGATTGACAGAATCACAATGATGGCGGCTCCGATAACCACAGGCGAAGATGTAATGCAGAACTGGAAGGTGAACACAAAAAAGTTTGACTATGCACAGGTAGAAGCAATGGTGACAAACGTTATACATGAGATAGGCATACCGGCGCATATAAAGGGATACCAATACATAAGAAGGGCAATAATGATGGCGATATATGATTTGGATATAATGAACTCTGTAACCAAAGAATTATATCCAACCATAGCGGAGAACTTCAGCACAACGTCAAGCAGAGTTGAAAGAGCGATAAGACATGCGATAGAGCTAGCGTGGGATAGAGGTGACATGGACACTCTGAACAACGTGTTCGGTTACACAGTATCACAAATAAAAGGAAAGCCGACAAATTCAGAATTTATAGCAATGATAGCAGATAAGTTAAGACTTCAGCTTAAGAATGCTTCTTAA
- a CDS encoding ImmA/IrrE family metallo-endopeptidase, giving the protein MTAQYYAIQTLLQYNIKEFSILVDDIESILLDRGWIIKSYDINSSDYIDIFKRMGVLDIAKYSPAFSIKTDNNMILFYRNNLSNAGKRFALAHELGHDIMGHFSKHGILGFQENGLLDDNQEREANEFALEFLAPICVLSVNRISTVEDISMFSLLDKKHCYEILTKIDNHNKYSNAEIELCKKFKAIKSPGKYKNIKLIISTSVLTIIIVTVLFIFLSQFYPSPISIQANEADDYESSPTPTLSISETSPSPSISVNQEKVGVTKSGIKYHDLNCSYIKDKPNIIYMTIDEAIKSGYQPCGKCKPK; this is encoded by the coding sequence ATGACAGCACAATATTATGCAATTCAAACTTTATTACAATATAATATTAAAGAATTTTCCATACTCGTTGACGACATTGAGTCCATACTGCTTGACAGAGGCTGGATAATAAAAAGTTATGATATTAATTCTTCTGATTATATAGATATTTTTAAAAGAATGGGTGTACTTGATATAGCCAAATATTCACCTGCATTCAGCATTAAAACGGATAATAATATGATACTTTTTTATCGCAACAATTTATCAAATGCAGGAAAACGTTTCGCATTAGCTCACGAACTCGGTCACGATATAATGGGGCATTTTTCTAAGCATGGAATATTAGGTTTTCAGGAAAATGGACTTCTTGATGATAACCAAGAACGCGAAGCAAACGAATTCGCTCTTGAATTCCTTGCCCCAATATGCGTTTTATCTGTAAATCGTATATCAACAGTTGAAGATATTTCTATGTTTTCTTTACTTGATAAAAAACATTGTTATGAAATATTAACAAAGATTGATAATCATAATAAATATAGTAATGCTGAAATTGAACTCTGCAAAAAATTTAAGGCAATTAAATCGCCCGGGAAATATAAAAATATAAAATTAATTATATCAACAAGTGTTTTAACAATAATTATTGTTACCGTTTTATTTATATTTTTATCTCAGTTTTATCCATCCCCTATAAGTATCCAAGCAAATGAAGCTGATGATTATGAATCTTCTCCCACACCTACATTGAGTATATCTGAAACATCCCCTTCACCGTCAATTAGTGTCAATCAAGAAAAAGTCGGAGTGACCAAAAGCGGAATAAAATATCATGACCTTAACTGCAGTTATATAAAAGATAAGCCTAATATAATATACATGACTATAGATGAAGCAATAAAATCAGGCTATCAGCCCTGTGGCAAATGCAAACCGAAATAA